The following coding sequences lie in one Hoplias malabaricus isolate fHopMal1 chromosome 14, fHopMal1.hap1, whole genome shotgun sequence genomic window:
- the npl gene encoding N-acetylneuraminate lyase, giving the protein MSPGAEKLTRLVAATFAPLTTQGELNLQVIGQYVDYLLREQGVRSVFVNGTTGEGCSFSLEERKQLAEEWCRQGKGKLDQVIVHVGCLNIKDSQELARHAASVGADAIAVISPSFFKPTNAEALRMFLKEVASAAPGIPLYYYHIPTMTGVNIEAREILEGIEKQIPSFMGLKFSSADLRDLGQCVQYCRPRGLSVLFGVDEHLLGAVVMGVNGAVGSTYNYLGSTVKNMLSAFHKGDLDEARNLQLKMQEVITFAVRLGFDLSVNKQLMSEFSGLPLGPPRLPLLPCPPARAQDIVQKLRGVLSEQ; this is encoded by the exons ATGTCTCCTGGTGCAGAGAAGCTCACTAGGCTGGTGGCAGCTACCTTCGCTCCACTCACTACACAAGG TGAGCTGAACCTGCAGGTGATCGGTCAGTATGTTGACTATCTGCTGCGGGAACAGGGGGTCAGGAGTGTGTTTG TGAATGGGACGACGGGAGAGGGCTGCTCGTTCAGTCTGGAGGAGAGGAAGCAGCTGGCGGAGGAGTGGTGCAGGCAGGGAAAGGGGAA acttGATCAGGTCATTGTTCACGTTGGCTGCTTGAACATAAAAGACTCACAGGAACTG GCTCGTCACGCTGCTTCAGTCGGAGCAGACGCCATTGCTGTCATCTCCCCCTCCTTCTTCAAACCCACTAATGCAG AGGCACTGAGGATGTTTCTGAAGGAAGTGGCTTCAGCAGCTCCAGGGATTCCACTCTATTACTACCACATCCCCACAATGACAGGAGTTaaca TTGAAGCCAGAGAGATACTGGAAGGGATAGAGAAGCAGATTCCGTCGTTCATGGGGTTAAAGTTCAGTTCTGCAGACCTGAGggacctggggcagtgtgttcagTACTGTCGTCCTCGCGGCTTGTCAGTATTGTTCGGAGTGGATGAG CACCTGCTGGGGGCAGTGGTGATGGGAGTCAATGGAGCTGTCGGAAG TACGTACAACTACCTGGGCAGCACTGTGAAGAACATGCTGAGTGCTTTTCACAAAGGAGACCTCGATGAAGCCAGAAACCTTCAG TTAAAGATGCAGGAGGTCATCACTTTCGCTGTCAGACTTG GGTTCGACTTGTCTGTGAATAAGCAGTTGATGAGCGAGTTTTCTGGGCTGCCCCTGGGTCCTCCTCGACTCCCCCTGCTGCCCTGCCCCCCTGCCCGAGCTCAGGACATCGTTCAGAAGCTGCGAGGTGTCCTGTCAGAGCAGTAA